A window from Felis catus isolate Fca126 chromosome B1, F.catus_Fca126_mat1.0, whole genome shotgun sequence encodes these proteins:
- the TACC3 gene encoding transforming acidic coiled-coil-containing protein 3 isoform X3: MAAGRMSLQICNDENVTGDKSAENCEFLFSPPEPTGRLSVLRLSQKENVPPKSVVKATKVTFQTPLRDPQTHRILSPGMSSKPEAPFALEDTVGLENSHQNWAQKQNQQFTKEVDTKMTNGIVQKPLMGNASLPPGDVRPASEDRPYSSGPTSAPLASLGPSSSPQMPESLENQVASLGQTSGSPEQALEENACSCFFEESIISTSEILEDPSQMALEDRTEGPRGAARESSSRVPASSAGATLPPATLLKGAGGEGPLEDLPGEAPAGPEDTSGPGNTILDGPLNAGGATSPSPQKEEADGQQAASWRRGPTGLEFDLSANAVSRGKAGKGPSLKPPSRIPEPRQEKAPEEAGEGPVPLPRGSYDLDWSKLDDPNFNPFESGGETLPPECPQSRPAATVTKQPQAGLEATGHCPLSQQVPSASADDIPVTQTAAGTPGAGGEDLRLPQGAPTEPSSFQEGAAGRASASAPPPPPHGPEPPSDLDEEHFRDPAEVLGTGADVDYLEQFGSSSFKESALRKQSLYLKFDPLLKDSPQRPVPAAPDASRCDYLPLWGLSAQDVAAPSSGSLPEAKLLDLDFLGAPGAAVLDAPPCIFGPGGPLLPTGPIVGSIVEVPQYSQKDMDAAVEAARQENVLLRSRCETLHAKNLEMGKIMDGFEGIVYQAMEEAQKQKELAKAEIEKILKEKEQLTADLSSMEKSFSDLFKRFEKQKEVIEGYRTNEESLKRCVEDYIARIEKEAQRYQALKAHAEEKLQRANEEIAQVRSKAQAEALAFQASLRKEQTRVQSLEKTVEQKTKENEELTRICDDLISKMEKI; this comes from the exons ATGGCCGCCGGCAG GATGAGTCTGCAGATCTGCAACGATGAAAACGTCACTGGTGACAAAAGTGCAGAAAACTGTGAGTTCCTGTTTTCGCCACCAGAACCTACCGGAAGATTATCTGTGCTTCGTCTGTCCCAGAAAGAAAATGTGCCACCCAAGAGCGTAGTCAAAGCTACGAAA GTGACTTTTCAGACTCCTCTGCGAGACCCACAGACGCACCGCATCTTGAGTCCTGGCATGAGCAGCAAGCCCGAGGCTCCTTTTGCTCTGGAGGACACTGTTGGGCTGGAAAATTCTCACCAAAACTGGGCCCAGAAACAGAA CCAACAGTTCACCAAGGAAGTTGACACCAAAATGACCAATGGAATTGTCCAGAAACCATTGATGGGCAATGCCAGCCTGCCTCCAGGGGATGTGAGACCAGCCTCTGAAGATAGGCCGTATTCCAGTGGACCCACCTCTGCTCCCCTGGCCAGCCTGGGTCCCTCAAGCTCTCCCCAGATGCCAGAAAGTCTTGAAAATCAAGTGGCATCTCTAGGACAAACGTCTGGGAGCCCTGAGCAAGCCTTGGAGGAAAATGCGTGTTCTTGTTTCTTCGAGGAAAGTATTATATCCACCTCAGAAATCCTAGAAGACCCTTCCCAGATGGCTCTCGAGGACAGAACGGAAGGTCCTCGTGGGGCTGCCAGAGAAAGCTCCAGCCGGGTCCCTGCTTCCTCAGCCGGGGCTACTTTGCCCCCTGCTACTCTCCTCAAaggagcaggtggagaagggCCCCTCGAAGACCTGCCTGGCGAGGCCCCCGCTGGCCCTGAAGACACTTCTGGTCCTGGGAACACCATCCTGGACGGCCCCCTGAACGCTGGAGGGGCCACATCCCCAAGTCCTCAGAAGGAAGAAGCCGACGGCCAGCAGGCTGCCTCTTGGAGGCGCGGGCCCACAGGGCTAGAATTTGATTTGTCTGCCAATGCCGTCAGCAGAGGGAAAGCGGGGAAGGGACCCAGCCTGAAACCTCCCTCTAGGATACCAGAGCCGAGGCAGGAAAAGGCACCCGAGGAGGCAGGTGAGGGGCCCGTTCCCCTCCCCCGGGGGTCTTACGACCTGGATTGGAGCAAGCTGGATGACCCGAACTTTAACCCATTTGAAAGTGGAGGAGAGACCCTACCCCCAGAGTGCCCCCAGAGCAGGCCCGCAGCGACTGTGACCAAGCAGCCGCAGGCCGGCCTGGAGGCCACAGGGCACTGCCCCCTGAGCCA GCAGGTGCCTTCGGCCTCAGCAGATGACATACCCGTGACGCAGACCGCGGCAGGGACCCCGGGCGCAGGGGGCGAG GACCTTCGGCTGCCCCAGGGTGCCCCCACGGAGCCATCCTCCTTCCAGGAGGGAGCCGCGGGCCGTGCCAGTGCGTCAGCACCGCCCCCTCCTCCGCACGGGCCGGAGCCCCCCTCGGACCTGGATGAGGAGCACTTCCGAGACCCCGCTGAGG TTCTAGGCACGGGGGCCGACGTGGACTATCTGGAGCAGTTCGGGAGTTCCTCG TTTAAGGAGTCAGCCCTGAGGAAACAGTCCCTGTACCTCAAGTTTGACCCGCTCCTGAAGGACAGCCCTCAGAGACCGGTGCCCGCGGCCCCGGACGCCAGCAG GTGCGATTACCTTCCCTTGTGGGGTCTCAGCGCACAGGACGTGGCTGCGCCGTCCTCGGGAAGCCTGCCCGAGGCGAAGCTGCTGGACCTGGACTTCCTAGGAGCCCCGGGCGCTGCC gTGCTGGATGCCCCTCCGTGCATCTTCGGGCCTGGGGGTCCCCTGCTGCCCACGGGCCCCATCGTGGGCTCCATCGTGGAGGTGCCACAGTATAGCCAGAAGGACATGGACGCGGCG GTGGAAGCCGCACGACAGGAGAACGTGCTGCTCAGGAGCAGGTGTGAGACGCTCCACGCGAAAAACCTGGAAATGGG GAAGATAATGGACGGGTTCGAGGGGATCGTGTACCAGGCGATGG AGGAGGCTCAGAAACAGAAGGAACTCGCAAAAGCTGAGATCGAGAAGATTCTGAAGGAGAAAGAGCAGCTGACTGCAGACCTGAGCTCCATGGAAAAGTCTTTCTCTGACCTGTTCAAGCGGTTCGAGAAACAGAAGGAGGTGATCGAGGGGTACCGCACG AACGAAGAGTCGCTGAAGAGATGCGTGGAGGATTACATAGCGAGGATTGAAAAGGAGGCCCAGCGGTACCAGGCCCTGAAGGCCCACGCGGAGGAGAAACTCCAGCG CGCCAACGAGGAGATCGCCCAGGTGCGCAGCAAGGCCCAGGCGGAGGCCTTGGCCTTCCAGGCCAGCCTGAGGAAGGAGCAGACGCGCGTCCAGTCACTGGAGAAGACGGTTGAGCAGAAG acTAAGGAAAACGAGGAACTGACCCGAATCTGTGATGACCTCATTTCCAAGATGGAGAAGATCTGA